One stretch of Deltaproteobacteria bacterium DNA includes these proteins:
- a CDS encoding DUF72 domain-containing protein — protein VHWASRIRPWLDQGRSVYAFFNNDAHGYAVENARRLGQILEEG, from the coding sequence CGTCCACTGGGCCTCCAGGATCCGGCCCTGGCTCGATCAGGGTAGATCGGTCTATGCCTTTTTCAACAATGATGCGCACGGGTACGCCGTGGAAAACGCCCGCCGCCTCGGTCAGATCCTTGAGGAGGGGTGA